GAGGGGCGTATGCAATCTCGCAGAGATCCAGCATAAGCTTTGATACCGACCAGTGGCAGTTTGGGTCCTTGCTCGACCAATCCATGGCGAGTATTTCAAGTGGCGTTTTCTCTTCCGCATGAGTTGGTCCCAAACCGCCTCCCTCTCCGATCTCGGTTCCGCTGTCGGTCGGACTCTGGAACAGCCTCAGAGCGATCGTAAGCAACGCAGCGGCAGTTGCAAGAGAGCCAAAAACACGTGCCGTTTTCGAAGCGATTGGGTTGAGAAATCTCAGCGCTGACACGACAACGAAAGCGATTCCGAAACATGCGATGTAGGGTGCCATTCGACTCAGCCAGCATCCGGCAACCAACAAAACGAATGCTAATCCGAGGCGCAGATAGGTGGTCTTGGGAGTTGAGGCGACCGTCGAAGCAAGACAGACGCCGAAACCAGCCACCACGCAAAGTATGCCAACTGTGCCCATTGTTAGACTGCCCCTATCAGATAACAGAAATGTCGAATCCACATCTGATCGTATCAAAAACTAACGGAACTGCGTGGGCTGATAAGCCCGTATGAAGGTCTCTCACGAGATTCGTGAGGCAGTGCTTCGCAATTTCAAGACCACTTCCTCGCATTCCACGTATCTCTCTGTGGCTGGCGACGACTCTCGCCGAATTTCTCGAAATCCACACTTCTCGAGCACTCGAATTGAAGCGACATTACTCACTGCAACACGAGCATGAAGAGGGCGAATCGGAACTTCCAATAACAGCAGATTCAAGGCTTGAGTCGCAACTCCTCGTCCCCAGAACTCTTTGCCAATCCAATAGCCGATTGAATCAACACCATCACATTTGAAGCAAGAAATACATCCGGCGAGAATATCTCCCGCTTCAATCGCCCTGACGATCACACTTGAATCACAAAGGATTCCCTCCCAATGTTCGTCGAACGCTTCTCCACTTCGGGGATGAGTAAGTGCCAACTGATTTGCTTCTGGGTCGAGTTGAAACTCGTAGAGAAGCGGAAGGTCGTTGGGTTCAATGTTCCGTAGCCGAATGTTCGCCGTTACGTCACTGCTTGTCGCCGAAGAGAAGCTCTTGTTGTCCGTAGAATTCATGACTTACTCTTCTTTGCCGCAAATCCCGACTCGTCACCCTGAAAGAACATGATCATCCCGCTGAGTTCTCCGCCTTCCAGCATCGCCCAGCCACGCCCTGATGTCTGCTCCATTTCATCGAAGCCTTGGAAGCTAAATTAAACGGCAGGCTTGTCGTCACGTTCCGTTTCTTGCCAGTCGATATCGCACCTGACGTTGCCGAAGTGGAATTCGCCGAGACCGTTCTTCTTGAATTCGATGAAGCCCGGCACTTCGGCGTCAACGAAGTCCTGATCCCACAACTCCATTGATGTGATTCGGTAGCGGCCTACGAACTGCGACTTTTTTATTGCTGAATTTTCGTTTGGAATCGTTGACACCGACTTCGCACAAGGGCGGAAAGATCACGTATGTGGGTGCAGTTCGCAATGGGTGCAGTTCGCAATGAGATACGGATTGGCAAGCTAGAGTGGATTGTCAATTTCCCGGACATCGGCCTTTTTGAAACAATGAAGTCCACCGAATTCAGAATCCTGTCTCCAAATCGGAACATCGAGTTCCTAGTATTTCATTTGCGTCTACGCTTCTGTCTGTTTTTTGACTTTCTTTCGACATGGCGTCTTCGCTTTGGGTCTGTGAGATTTCGGATTCGATTCTCATAGTGCTCAATTGTCTTTTTCCTCTTTTCCTCCCAATCTGCTTCTTCTTTCTTGAGTTTTGTGTCCAAAGCTTCCTTCCGCTCTAACGCTCGTTTGAGTTCCCTTCTTAGTTGAGTCTTCTCGCTAGTCTGCTCTCGCCAGAACATCTGAGACACGAACAGTGGCTTCGCCAAGTCTGACACAGACTGGAATTCTTCATCCAATTCTTCGACTGACCTCTTCGCTTCTCCTTCGACGGCAGAAATGAAGGAAGCTTTTTCTCTTTGATAAGACAGTCTACTGGTGCTGATTAACGGCTCAAAATACGAGCGAAATGCGTCTTCATCAATAAGTGAGATACCCAATTCAGAGTATTCGGTCGCCATCGCCTCAACAATGGTAGCGTCATCTTTACTGTCGGGGCACAGCAACGACAGATGACGAAAAAGCATCTCTGGCTTCCAAGTGAGTACGCCATATTCACCTCCGTACATCTGATCGAGAAGTTGACTGCTGCTGACAAAATACGCTGGGGCAAGACCTTCGAAATCACTGACCTTGCCTCCTCGTTCCTCTGCAAGTAGGCACAGCACCTCAGCCTCGACGAATGCTTGCTTTTCGCCACCTCGACCTGTGCCCCTTCGAGCACGTTCTTCCTCGATTTTCTTAGCGACTTCCGATATGGACAACTCGGCGTCATCAGATACGTCGTCCTCAACACTTACAATCTCCACACCGACTTCCTGAACACGCTTCACGGCTTTATCAAGCGTGTCGAGGGAGAGGAAACGACGATATTCGCTAAACCGACGCAGCGTTTGTTTTCGTGAAAGTCCAACAAATCCCTCTATGTAGGGATTTTGCCGGTAAGTTGCGCCATTGAAGACTTGGAGCATGAATTCCATTTCCTCTTCAGCAGTTAATCCTTCGCACATGTCCGTCGCCCAGCTAAGACCTTTGAGCGACTCCTCTATTAAAGCCTCTGTTGTCGTCAGAGTTATCCCAAGCTGTTTGGACTTGTTGCAGATTTCCTGAGACAATCTGCTGATCGGTGACCCTACTGCAAACAAATAGATCAGCACGTTCGAGTCGAGCAGCCAACTTGACTGACTAAGCAGGTCTGTTCGGGGTTGTGACGCAAACTGCGCTGAACCGAAGATGTGTACTGCAAAGAACCCCTGAGAAAGGCGGGCCAAGAATGATCGCTGGGCTTCCGTGGGCTTGGTAAACAGATCTATTGCGAAATCGACAACGGTTTGACGGGCTTCGAAAGACTCAATCCAACTCATGGAACGAGTAATGGCCTCAAACAACTCGGCCATGTCGACTGGTTCAAAAGCCTGATCTCTGAAAATGAATGATGCTGCGGCAACTCCTCGTCGTCGGAAGACATCTGCAATAGATGAAACAAGTGAAGTTTTCACTCGACTGACGTCTTCGGTCGAAAAACCGTTTGCTGTCAGATGTGCAATTAGCGTGCTGACAACCTCCTCATCTTGCAGCTTCGCTTGTATTTTTGTGTTGCCCAATTCCGATTTGCCATCGTCGGTCAGCTTCCACGACTCTCCATCGAGCGAAAGCAATCCGCTCTCGGACAAAGATTCAAGTATCTCTGGAAGTGCAGATGCCGTGGTGGGTAGCGCCTGAAGCGTATTTGGAATCAGCTTCTTGCGAATTTCTTCTTCGTCGCAACCTGTGGGGGAACGATCCAAGGTGCGGAGGATCTGAGGACGAATAAGACGCCGCAAGATCGTTGCGTCGGTTGATTTGTCATAAAGAGAATTTGAGAAAAGCAGCGAACTGGCAAAGTCAATTTCGTCTTCCGTAATTGGGTCAAGGGGGAGGTGTGCAATCTGGCGACGAGGGATTACAAACCGTTCTATGCCCTTCAAGAGTGTCTGCAATTCCCTGTGGTTTCTGTTTCCGCTGTACGGGATGATGTGTATGTTGTACTTGCTCAAGTATTCGTCAATGTCCTCTTTTTGGACATCTGCTGCGATCATGAAAATTGTTCTCTTCGAAGGAGCAATCTTTTTAGCGGACTCCAATATCGTCTGGATGTCCGGGTCTCGCATACTGTGGCCGACAATAAGAATGGGAAATGTTCGAAACAGCGAGACCAGTGTTTCCCGAAAATATCTGTGCGAGTCTTCGGTTTTGAAACACTGATAGTCGTCATCTGTCAAAACTACAGAATCGCCGTCGTCGAGCGTTCCATGTAGGTGGACGATCTGTTTTGTCATTCCAACGGATAGTTGAGTCAATTCGGGCTTCGAGTTCGATAGCACCGAACAGAATTCTGTATCAAATTCAAGATGGCGAATGATCTCCGAATCCCAATTTGTCGTGAGGTAGAACTTTAAGGGCCACGAAGTCAGACACGAGTACGCACTCCCTTTCTGCGACGACCCCCTGAGCAACGCTTCATGACCGTCGAGTCGCTTCTGTATGTGTGTCAGGATTACATTACGGTCAAGCAACGTTTCTGCGTACTTGAATATCTTTGGGTAATCGTCTTTCTCAAAAAGTCGGGCGAATAAGTCTTCCTCGAATTTATCTCCCGAAGCTTCTTTGGCGAGAGCCACAGTCTCTTCAGCGAGCGTCTTCCACGACGGAAATCTCAGTTCATTGGAGGGGCCGGAGCCAATGACTGCAATGCACTGTCCCGAATTCAAGGCAGCGATGAGTTCTTTGGGTATTTGCCGCATGGCATGATCCTTGAAATGGGATTCTTCTATTCGCACTCGACTGGCTGGATTGTTGCCATCACCGTTCCATTGACATTTCGTGCCTGAATGAACACTTCACAGTCCATCAGGTAGCCGCCTTTTGAGAAGGTCCATGTGCTCAAATTTTCCTCTCCTGTCGCATCCGTGAGGTCTTCCTGAAATGCCATGTGAATGACCGATGATTCCGGTACACGCATGTTCCATCGGGCTGTCAGGTTCATCTCGCTTGCGGCGTCGTTCGGCACAGCCCGCTGTATACGCAACTTCTTCTTCGGTTTGTCGTCATCGAACATCGTCATCTGGCTCAATCCCCGACGCTCACCGACCGAATATTCCATGCTTGCTTCGGTGTAGAGCAGTGGCGTAGCGAGTCGCCGGTGACAGGCATACAGCGTCGATTGAAAACTCGCATGGGGGCAGAACTCTTGACGAATCGCTTCGACAATGTCGAAAGTTAATCGATCCCCTGCGGAGACATGCTCGCCAAACAGAGGCGTGAAGATCGAATCGTAGAAGCCAACGTGACCGGCAATTTGATCCATGAGCCTTTCCAACGGTTCATCGCTGGAGCGGAACACTTGCCGCTCGCAATCGGGCTCGACCAAGAGATGAGCAATTTCGTGCCAGCGTGTAAAGAAACGCCTTGCAGCCTTATCTCCACGGCAGTCAATCACGGCAATGTGGGCGCCATCTTTCAGCAGGACCATTGTACCGAATGTGTCGGGCGTGAGATCGTTTTCGACGATGTGTGCGAATACGATCTCGCCCTTTTGCACGTACCGACGTTTCAGGTCAGCCAGATCGTCGTCATCGTGAACTTCTTCAAAAACAACGTTCAGTTTTTTCGCAACAACAGCCTCAAGTACGCTAACCGATGTCACGCCCCCAGCTTCTTGAACCCACGTGTCTATCTGGGCTTGGCAAAAATTGACAATCGCTGCGACCGGAGAACCAGTTAGCCCCAATTCTTCAGCGAGATCAACAACGTCTTGTTCCTGATCCAATATGCTCATAGGAATTCCTTCACCGCCTCATAGAACTTCTGCCAATCGACCTTGTCCAGATGGCCTTTCTTTGTACTGCTTCGGTGCGCAATGATCTGATTTTGCATCTCTAGAAGAGCGATCGCTTGTCGAAAACTGATCCCTTCGTCGCCTGCAAACTCGGCCAGAGCTTTCGGTATCTGGACCTCTTTCTCTGGTTCTCTAGTCGCTTTCTTCTTGGCGTCTTTGCCCGTCATCAAGTAGTCCAGCGACAAACTCAGCGCACGGGCGATATCGAGGAGCTTGTCTGCTCCTACATTGCGTTTGCCGTTCTCGAGGTCTGACAGGAAACTCTTGCTGATGTTGGCTTTGGTCGCCAAATCATCTTGAGTCCAATCAAGCTCGTCACGTCGTTCTTTAATGCGTTCACCGACTGTTGCCATGGCGGCACAACCTTTTTCTGCAACTGCATAAACGTAAATCCACGAGCATGCTACGGTTTTGCCGTGTCCGCTTCAACCAGAGATCCCGATTCGCCAGCTCCTTGACATCTTGCATAGCGAACACATAGCATGTAGCGATATTCGTGATTGCGGCGAGTTTGCCGCTTCAGTGTTTCTTTGGTATGCCACGGAGAAATCGAGATGGCTTGGAACGAAAAACGCTCGAAAGAGCGAGTTAAGAAGAACGACTTCAGCGATCTGGACCTGAACGTTAAGGACTTAGCCCGGTCAATGGACTTCACGAAACTCGGAAAAAAGGACGTTCGACGGGCTGAGGGCGTTCACCTGTATGTGGACGTACCTAATTTCCACCGGGCAGTGGACGATGCTGGTAACGACAAGCAGAAACAGCGAAAGCTCGTCCGAGCGTCCAGCGTACTTCGGCGAATCCAAGGGAGCTTGATGAGCGATGACGACGTTGGTGACATTCAGCGACAAACCGTTAGAGCACATGGTTTGGTGTTCAAACCGTACAACGGGAAAGATGAGCCAAAAGACGCTGAGCGAGCGAAGCAAGCTGTTATTCACGCTATCACCCAGAACACATACGTGTTGGACGTGTTCAATAGTGTCTTTAGCGACGTTCGAGACTTCAGTAGCGCTGCTGGGCTCGCCAGCGGAACGAGCTACGTTTGCAACATCGGCAAGAATGGGAAACGAGAACTCATTTCGCTTGGCACTTGCGCCAACCTTTCAGCAAAGATCATCGGCGGTAGGGATTCGATCACCATCACCGCCGAGATGTATGACGTGCTGCCGAAATGCCTTCAAGATGAATTTGTGAAGGACAAAGAGGTCTCTGATGTGCAAACCTATCGTGCAACAGGGATTCGCTGGGGTCGCAACAGCGACTTGGCAGATGAGCTTGGGGTTGATTGGGACGAGGGGAAGTGGAAGAAGGAAACCAAGAAGCATCGAGACAATCTTCCGCTCGACAAGATCACGATTTCCGAAGCAACAACACTGATTGATTTAACAAAGCTGACGGAGCGGAACTGCAAGCGGACAGAAGCAGTAACGTTCTATGCTGACCTCGATGGTTTCACTCGCTATGTGCAAGAGGCTGAGACAGACGAAAAAGTCATCAGCCTCATCCGCCAGTTCCACATGATCCGGTCAGAGTTCCACTCCGTAGTGGAATCTGACTACGACGGACTCCCGTTGCAGCATCGTGGTGATTGCATCCTTGGCATCATGCACCTGCCCTCCGGTGCAGGGAAACACAAAGGACGCTGCAATGATGCAGTGGATATGGCCATCGGCCTCCAGTCATCAATGGAGCACGTCTTAAACGATCATCTGACAGATCGTGAGGAGATCCATGTTGCCATTGGCATGGACGTGGGAAAGGTGATTGTGTCAAGGCTTGGCAAGCAAGGTGAACGGATCACGATCTGTTTCGGCCCAGAAGTTACTGAGGCTGAGCGACTTCAAGTAATTTCCAAAGCAGAGCAAATTCGCATAGCAAGTGACATTTTTGACGAACTAGACGACGAAGATGTCACCGAGGAATTTACTAAACGTGGATCGGCATTCGTTGCCACCAATTTGACTCGCCCCAAACTCGACGAGAAGAAGGAAGAGAAAGCAGCGGAGGCTGGAAGCCTTGGTGCGTGCGTGAACGAAGGGCTTGTCCGAGTGACAACAAAGGCGACCGCCCCAGCGGCTCGACCATGGCACGACAGCAAGCCTTGGAGGTCGGAGTAAGCCAATGTGTTGGCACAAGGCCAATCCTGACCGATGGAATCAGGAACAAGCAATCGCATCGCAACTGCTTGACAATTTTGAAGCCGAAATCACCTCAAGCGAAACGGCGATCATCCGGGGCTCGTTTGATGTCTGCTCCGAGAACGGGCACCTCTACGAGTCGGTGAAGTTGCGCATCGAGTATCCAGCTGCGTTTCCACTCAGGAACCAACCGCCCTCGGTCTATCTGGAGAGCCATCGGGATCGTTGGAAGAACTCTGGAGATAGCCACATCGAAGGCGATTGGCGGCTTTGCCTGTTCGTTCCCGGCGAATCAGGAATCGAATTTGCTGATGCTTCATCGCTCAATGATTTGTTTGCGGTCATTCAGACATTCCTGTTCAAGCAACACATCTTTCAGAAGCGATTGGCGAAGTCATTCCTGACGGGTGAAGGTGCCAAGTGGCTGGGCGAAGACCGCTCGCATGGTGAAGAGGGAATTCGAGAAGCGATTCGGGCAAAGGGTGGCGTCGGCAGAAACGAATCGTGCCCCTGCGGTAGCGGAAAGAAGTACAAGCATTGTCACTTACGAAAGTTCCAACGTTGATGGCCGACAGCGGTCACGAGGTGTATGAAAATGATAGAGCGATTTGAAGGTGATGAAGGTAAGCGGCGTTTGATTGGAGAGCTACGCAATCAGACGATTGCATTTGGAAGTGATAACCTAGCGTCGGCACTGGCGGAGGTTGCTGAACTCAAAGAACTGAAAATAGGAGATGTGCTTATCGAGCAAGGTGATGAGGACACGGAAGTCCATTTCGTCATTGCTGGTAGCTTCGCAATCAAAGCGAACGGTCGCCAAGTTGCTGAGCGACACGCTGGCACACACGTCGGTGAAATGGCTTTGATTGACACAAAGTCCGCTCGGTCGGCGACGGTTGTTGCATCAACTAAGTCGGTCGTTGCGACTGTTTCTGAGCCAGACTTCAGCAATGCGGCAAACGATCACCCTGATCTGTGGCGTCGAATCTCCGTGGAGCTTTGTGATCGCTTGCGAAATCGAAATCGCCTGATTCGACCCCCGAATGAAGTACCGAACGTCTTCATCTGTTCGTCGAGTGAGAACCTGATTTACGCAGAGGCTATCCAGTTGGGGTTAGAGCATCATGCGAGCGATGTGACGGTATGGAAAGACCAAGTTTTCGGTGCTTCAAAGCAAACCATGGAAGACCTAGAGCGAGAACTTCACTTGGCCGACTTTGGAATTGCGATTTTGATGGACGAGGATGTTGTTCAGGCGAGAAACGAGAGTAAGGCGGCACCTCGGGACAATGTGGTTTTTGAACTTGGGTTGCTCATGGGTCAGCTAGGCGGATTGCGCGACATTGGATAAGATGGTATAGATGGCAACCTTCAGTGGTAGCTGTCCATTTCAGCTTGGAGACTGGTCTTTTTCTGTCGGTTAGATTTTGATACGACAGGTGGATGGACACGGATGTCAGTCAGATCATCGCTGTGGAAGTGAAGCAGCTTGTGCTTAGCCTGCAGCGTGAGGTTGCGGAGCTGCGGGACGAGAACCGGCGGCTGCGTGATCGGATTGAAGAGCTCGAAGGTAAGAACCCCACAGAGCGACTCGACGAGGCGTTTTCGGTGACGGCGGAAGAGAGACGCCGCGCTGAAACGGGCCGCCGAAAAGGTCGCAAAAAACAATCCTCGGCGCGTCGCGGTCGTCGCACAACCGAGCAGAAAGCGGACAACGCCGAACGACGCGAACTCATTCTGCCGGAAGGTTACAACGTCGCAGAGTGCCGTTTCGTTCGGGAACGTTTCGTCTGGAGAGTGATCAACGGCCAAGCCGTGCAGGTCGTCTATGAAATCTATCACGGCCCCAACGGCGAGAAATCCGAAATTCCGGGCGTGTGGCCGCGGTCCGAATTCGGCATTGAAGTTCATATCGCGCTGGCTCGCATTGTGACCATCACGGGACTGTCGATCGACAAGACGTGTGCATTGATTGAATTCTTCTGGAATCTGCCGCTCGGCAAATCCCAGGCGGACGCTCTGTTGAATCAACTGGCACGGCGTTGGGAACAGGAATTCGAATCTCTGTGTGACCTGATGGCGTTCAGTGCGATTGTGCATGCAGACGAAACCAGTTGGAGTATCAACAGCGTGTGGGCTTTTTTGTCGGAGAAGGCGCGCGTGCTGATCTTCGGATGCCGCAAAGACGGCGACACACTGGCTCAGATCCTGTCGAAAGAGTTGTTTGGAGGCGTGCTTGTTTCGGACGATGCGGCCGTGTACCGAGGTTTCAGTCACGCACAGAAATGCTGGGCTCACCTGCTGCGGAAGGCCATCCGTCTGACGCTGCTGAAGCCGGACAACGAAGAGTACCAGCGACTGCTCGACGGCCTGCTGGAAATTTTCTACGCGGCCAAACGCCACGCCGCCGATGGTCGTCTTGGCGATGCCGGTCGTGCGGCGAAGGTCGATGAACTTGATAACACGCTGGCGGCTCTGCTGGTGCGTTACTGCGCCGAGGATTCCGATGTTCGGGCGGCCGACTTCGGCAAGGATTTTGACAACCTGGTCTCAGAACTGATTCGGCTGATGACGGAAGAGGAGTTGTTTTGTTTTGTGACAAGCCCGGCCGCGCCAGCAACGAACAACGAAGCGGAACGCAGTCTTCGCGGCGCGGCCATGGACCGTCGCACAGGTCGAACGAGCAAAACATCGAAGGGAGCCCGTCGCCGCAGCATTCTTACAAGCGTCCTGGAATCGCTGAATCTCCATCTGAAAACACCAACGCTCAGTTCCGTGGTGGCCGAGGTCATGACGTGGCAGCAGGATGGATTCAGTCTGTTTGATCGACTGAAACTTGAAGTCGGCCTGACCTCCGCGCCGCCCGGTCAGTCGCGACTGTCCAAACTCGTCCCCGCCAACTGAACACCACACCTCACGCTGCGCACCACGCGGAAATGGACAGCTACCCTTCAGTGTCAGTGTGATGTTTCACGCTGCTATGTGTGCTGAAATGTTTGAGCCGCGAAAGGATTCCTGCCATGCCTTTGTCCACCAGTTTTGTCGATCATTTCTCTGATGTTACGGATCCAAGGCGCGGTGAGCCGGTCTATCCGCTTCAAAATATTCTGTTCATTGCAGTCTGTGCTGTGATCAGTGGCGCGGATGATTTTGTCGCGATTGCGAAGTTTGGCAGAACGAAACGAGATTGGTTTGCGAAGTATCTCGATCTGTCCGCAGGGATTCCGTCGCACGATCGTTTCAACGCCATCCTCGCTCTGATTCGTCCTGCAGAATTTGAAAAGTGCTTACTGAATTGGATCACTTCTCTGCAGAAAATCAGTGACGGACAAATCATCGCGATCGATGGTAAGACACTCCGTCGCAGCTATGACAAAGCCAGTGGCAAGTCGGCCATCCACATGGTCAGTGCATGGGCCACAGCCAATCATATCAGTCTCGGGCAAGTCGTCGTCGATGCGAAGAGTAATGAGATTACGGCGATTCCCAAACTGCTGGAATTGATCGAGGTTTCCGGTGCTTTAGTGACGATTGACGCCATGGGTTGCCAAACGGAAATCGCGTCGAAGATTGTCGACGCAGAGGCGGACTATTGTCTTGCCGCGAAAGGCAATCAGCCCACGCTACACGCAGGTCTTGTCGCGTTCTTCGCCGACCATTTGGAAGATGACTTTGCACGCTGTCCGGTGCGACGATTTGAAACGAAAGAAAACACCGGCGGCCGCGAAGATTTGCGACAGTATCTGATCTGTCGTGCGCCGGAGGATCTTCCGGACGCACATCGCTGGAAGAACCTGAAGGCGATCGGGATCGCGATCAACAACACTCTCCGCGACGGCAAAATGTGCATCGGCATCCGCTATTACATTTTAAGCCGTTATGTCTCCGGCCGTCGTTTCGCCGAAGCTGTGCGGAGCCATTGGGGTGTCGAGAACAATTTGCATTGGCAACTGGACGTCACTTTCCAGGAAGATCAATCGAGGATCCGTAAAGGCCACGCAGACATGAACTTCAGCATCCTTCGCCGCACGGCGTTGAGTCTCCTGAAAAACGAATCCACAGCCAGGGTGGGGATCAAAAACAAAAGACTCAACGCTGCCTGGGATGAGACATACCTCGCGAAAGTCCTGTTCGGCAAATGACTTAGCGTGCAATCCCCCTGATGGGTCAGCTTGGTCGGGAAAGAGCGGCGATTGTTACTCCTCGGCACATCGATCTCAAGCTGCCCAGCGATCTACTTGGCTTGAACCCACTAACATTCAAGATTCCCAACGACCCGAATGACCCCAAGAAGCTGGCGTCGGCGCTATCACCTGCCTGCACTCAACTGAAATCACTATTCAACCAAATCGGGCCAAGATAGGCGTAGGCAATCATTGAAAATGAACAACGAAAACGAAATCGACCGTTTTGTCACTGCGACTGGCGAAAGTAGCAATATTGATGCGAAGGGACCAATGTCGTGGGACTCCGCAGTTGAGTCAGCATCGCTCGCAAAAGACATTGCATCATTTGCCAACTCAAAGGATGGCGGGGTACTTGTGATCGGCAAAAGCGAAACTGAATCAGGCGACTTTGAACTGACGGGCTTGACGGACGAGCAAGCCGAATCGTTCGAGACGACAAAAGTTGCCCGATGGGTCAATAATCGATTTGCTCCACCAATGAACATTGTTTGTCATCAGCATCGCCATGAGGACAGGCGTTTCGTCGTCATCACCATCGAGGAGTTTGAGGATATTCCTGTGCTTTGTACGAAGCAGTACCAAGACCCTGCGAATCCCAAGAAACACCTATTGCGTGAGCGAACGCTCTATGTTCGCAATGCAAACGCTGAGTCAGCGCCGCTTGAGTCGGTTGAAGAACTTCGGTTGCTGATTGGTCTGGCAACGTCGAAGCGTGCAAACGAGATGCTGACAACGTTCGAGGCGATGCTGAAGGGCCGACCGCTACTAAGCCAGCAATCCGACCTTGACCAGTTTGAAGATGAGTTGGCCAGTATCGAACAGGGGCTCGGGCAGTCGTATTCTGATCAAATTCAAGCCGGTGCTTGGAAGTTGGTTATTCGCCCTGTGAACTATGTCGCTGAACGCTGGGAACACGCCGATCAGCTAGAGTCAGTAGTCCGTGGTCGTGCGGTGCGACTGCGTGATGAATTTCCCGGCTCCTATCGTGGCACGCACATGAGAGAGTGGGGCATCTGCAACGACATGTATCGGGAAACGTGGTCTCTAGCTCGCTCAGGTCAGTT
This DNA window, taken from Fuerstiella marisgermanici, encodes the following:
- a CDS encoding ISAs1 family transposase, giving the protein MPLSTSFVDHFSDVTDPRRGEPVYPLQNILFIAVCAVISGADDFVAIAKFGRTKRDWFAKYLDLSAGIPSHDRFNAILALIRPAEFEKCLLNWITSLQKISDGQIIAIDGKTLRRSYDKASGKSAIHMVSAWATANHISLGQVVVDAKSNEITAIPKLLELIEVSGALVTIDAMGCQTEIASKIVDAEADYCLAAKGNQPTLHAGLVAFFADHLEDDFARCPVRRFETKENTGGREDLRQYLICRAPEDLPDAHRWKNLKAIGIAINNTLRDGKMCIGIRYYILSRYVSGRRFAEAVRSHWGVENNLHWQLDVTFQEDQSRIRKGHADMNFSILRRTALSLLKNESTARVGIKNKRLNAAWDETYLAKVLFGK
- a CDS encoding helix-turn-helix domain-containing protein, with product MNNENEIDRFVTATGESSNIDAKGPMSWDSAVESASLAKDIASFANSKDGGVLVIGKSETESGDFELTGLTDEQAESFETTKVARWVNNRFAPPMNIVCHQHRHEDRRFVVITIEEFEDIPVLCTKQYQDPANPKKHLLRERTLYVRNANAESAPLESVEELRLLIGLATSKRANEMLTTFEAMLKGRPLLSQQSDLDQFEDELASIEQGLGQSYSDQIQAGAWKLVIRPVNYVAERWEHADQLESVVRGRAVRLRDEFPGSYRGTHMREWGICNDMYRETWSLARSGQFLMVRPFWENQQKYDCGRRDMQGNPSEPSLEPGKWLDFKPNIFSLTEMFMFAARLVEEYESGEEVTISLEATSLDGRKLVTTDFNINLRDPEECRAQVFEYRKTFTVEEMRTEWETKCAQAMKRFIDLFPGLGVEIKTMHSWIEKFKSRNF